In one window of Erythrolamprus reginae isolate rEryReg1 chromosome 1, rEryReg1.hap1, whole genome shotgun sequence DNA:
- the LOC139171211 gene encoding chromosome partition protein Smc-like produces the protein MSSTSTFTKTIKKQTLTSATSPQVSPQPSPVHQSTSASMLAKEKEKEKAQSQPTLQTIQETLNAMKDFTLKSQHDANQQREGLKAEIGELKEDTGEMKEKMKEIQQTLKESEQRIKAVEEKTEKVEQRMDDFEDRSDSLNKRYDESITHLEIQRASYGLRFQNITEEKYEDLQAKMAEIIGGILQVDPLELIKEIDEVFRVQTSYICRHNLPREVHIKFVRKTIRDDILKWTRNEKLQDKEKEITILKQVPRKVRESRRDYYFLTKILIKENITFRWLIAEGFSLYWKSQRVKIENLEDVRQFYETSGICKFEQSMK, from the coding sequence ATGTCAAGTACATCCACATTTACAAagactattaaaaagcaaactttAACTTCTGCTACATCACCTCAAGTATCACCTCAGCCATCTCCTGTACATCAAAGCACTTCTGCAAGTATGTtagccaaagaaaaagagaaagagaaagcacaatCACAACCTACTCTCCAAACAATTCAGGAAACGCTGAACGCAATGAAAGACTTTACGCTAAAATCCCAACACGATGCAAATCAACAACGTGAAGGTTTAAAGGCTGAAATAGGAGAACTGAAAGAagatacaggagagatgaaagagaagatgaaagaaatacaacagactttgaaggaaagtgaacaaagaatTAAGGCAGTAGAAGAAAAAACCGAAAAGGTAGAACAAAGAATGGACGACTTTGAAGATAGATCTGACTCTCTAAACAAAAGGTacgatgaatcaattacacatcttgaAATACAACGAGCATCTTACGGTTTAAGATTccagaatataacagaagaaaaatatgAAGATTTACAAGCAAAAATGGCGGAAATAATTGGAGGAATCCTACAGGTGGATCCCTTggaactaataaaagaaattgacgaAGTTTTCAGAGTGCAAACTAGCTATATATGCAGACATAATctaccaagagaagtccacatcaaatttGTCAGGAAAACTATAAGAGATGATATtctgaaatggacaagaaatgaaaaattacaagataaagaaaaagaaattacaatactgaaacaagttccaagaaaagtaagagaaagcagaagggattattattttttaaccaaaattttaatcaaagaaaatataaccttccgcTGGCTTATTGCAGAAGGATTCTCATTATATTGGAAATCACAAAGAGTCAAAATAGAAAACCTTGAAGATGTAAGACAATTTTATGAAACTAGTGGAATATGTAAATTTGAAcaatcaatgaaataa